One Triticum dicoccoides isolate Atlit2015 ecotype Zavitan chromosome 5B, WEW_v2.0, whole genome shotgun sequence genomic window carries:
- the LOC119309791 gene encoding uncharacterized protein LOC119309791 — protein sequence MKMTMMILTPPPPRTALTRRTDPPVKRPKVAKAISSTAGHNGNQPSKPAPTIRCSPGFVLSAIDLLTQDQYANVKATPLGEILNLKADALESRNLPVFLMNKTDKDTLIINVGTQGGLKITPHAVHCVMGTPLGGRDPSVCSVTQKNELLRLKNELSVPVDQNITYKTLCDYIKLKRPDDLSTRCFILIIFNWLLFPSTRTYISGREAAWTADIANIGAIDWSKAVVDYMRDSVATWHSKKNNNGVLSISGCVLFLIIYYLDNLLSVNMLDASQTPRIAFYNTGKMQAILSEDKSKNKPDSESYGNLPLRSQEGTCYLDVNANATSASHAQPHAHSVLFISMLEQLRDCVDQLPQSKQVVAFAAIRRCDDSVAKLLADVSLEQRKVVSELRCIMLDPSTSSPSPPIQRDPKPISRAAAHLDNVAGNVDIDHTTIFGPNTFATFLDGPAERSIHDIPAATDNIEVDGTSIQSEADRSVQRNDGVDPSKNLPSSADGPLQGSLTQLLQGNIEASTTKSQQESLLNAFYGPYDKSENDCTSNQPNKPHQTVEPHNTVDSMNNLPPPDKQHGSDSHSKTDCPTHAANCSDVDAQGITDPITFSQMCEGIEYDGTGCPSCDADARLINEVHLDDLGHEHEEEAEIAPTNTDAENLGVGVSDVFTGQKFVNEAQIDAEAADHTEQVSKDGHLSVDAPIITGQVPVNHDNDADRQITVHEPISHTEQCTTAEKFQLEDANTPESLVSFGQPTQEWEVSQQLRDANIHPDRTPHFDTREPSHKVCIRSGSEIIKLPHTGAEAQPTNLQQSASTAQQAAHTIQVSDASALQLSPRRSARFKKTDVSTEKHTLVRTAKNMEKDKTNVPSFVNPNQFGAPGNVLQCGQLPVIVKRIRKRPLKIISPFKLHPVKSTISLNHARKLRDIVINDLDLKKTGLLAYEPSKLYLTGMDLAKSFGDGASMLPSLMEYYIDILRHDEIKLRPTSAGYRMFLRWSLSFHLNVDARHETQSFNPTFIEALLKEDLADKDPQDVRMILWVSHQGSHFSVYCVNRVHRRIDVLDSVDWSTQQTTFEDFHKPWGPIAVARLNDAFLKVTEGKFDNFCKWPIARFPTPKQLANDCPFFCFKFLKFYDGEENQLRIKIDPEKFSDYRSEELAYMVFHELNLFRQLPPQIEVLRKAITKA from the exons TGAAAATGACGATGATGATTTTGACCCCCCCGCCACCTAGAACTGCTCTTACCCGGAGGACCGACCCGCCAGTCAAGCGGCCAAAGGTAGCTAAAGCTATATCATCCACCGCCGGTCATAAT GGAAACCAACCATCAAAACCGGCACCAACCATTAGGTGCTCACCTGGATTCGTGCTCTCTGCCATTGATCTATTAACCCAAGATCAATATGCAAATGTCAAGGCTACTCCATTGGGTGAAATTCTGAACCTAAAAGCTGATGCTCTTGAGTCCAGGAATTTGCCGGTATTCCTTATGAACAAGACTGACAAGGACACTCTAATAATCAACGTCGGCACTCAAGGTGGACTGAAAATTACCCCGCATGCTGTGCATTGTgtcatgggcactccacttggtggTCGTGACCCATCGGTCTGTTCTGTCACCCAAAAGAATGAGCTGCTTAGACTCAAGAACGAGCTGAGCGTGCCAGTCGATCAGAATAtaacctacaaaactctgtgcgacTATATAAAGTTGAAGAGGCCTGATGATTTGTCCACAAGATGTTTCATTCTGATTATATTCAACTGGTTACTCTTTCCTTCCACAAGGACATATATATCTGGTAGGGAGGCTGCTTGGACTGCAGACATTGCTAATATTGGTGCGATCGATTGGTCCAAAGCTGTTGTTGATTACATGAGGGATAGTGTTGCAACATGGCACTCCAAGAAGAACAACAATGGAGTATTGTCCATTTCTGGTTGTGTGCTCTTTTTAATA ATTTACTATTTGGACAATCTCCTGAGTGTCAATATGTTGGATGCGTCTCAAACACCACGCATAGCTTTCTACAACACTGGGAAGATGCAAGCTATCTTAAGTGAGGATAAGTCGAAGAACAAGCCAGACTCGGAGTCATATGGCAACCTACCG CTTCGGTCCCAGGAGGGTACTTGCTACTTGGATGTTAATGCCAACGCGACATCAGCAAGCCATGCTCAACCTCATGCCCATTCTGTTCTGTTCATTAGCATGCTGGAGCAACTCAGGGACTGCGTGGATCAACTACCTCAATCGAAGCAGGTTGTGGCATTTGCTGCTATACGGAGGTGTGATGATTCAGTTGCCAAACTACTTGCTGATGTTTCTCTCGAAcaacgcaaggttgtatcggagttACGCTGCATAATGCTCGATCCTTCGACGTCTTCGCCATCACCTCCAATTCAGAGGGATCCTAAGCCAATTTCTCGTGCTGCGGCACATTTGGATAATGTAGCGGGCAATGTGGACATCGATCACACTACTATCTTTGGCCCCAATA CTTTTGCTACTTTTCTTGATGGCCCAGCAGAACGGTCGATTCATGACATTCCTGCTGCTACAGACAATATTGAAGTTGATGGCACCAGTA TACAATCCGAAGCCGACCGCAGTGTTCAGCGAAACGATGGTGTGGATCCCAGCAAGAATCTTCCATCGTCAG CAGATGGCCCACTGCAAGGTTCTCTTACCCAACTGCTCCAGGGTAATATCGAAGCTTCTACGACCAAGTCCCAGCAAG AAAGCTTGCTTAACGCATTTTATGGACCTTATGACAAAAGCGAAAATGATTGCACAAGTA ACCAGCCCAATAAACCTCATCAAACAGTTGAGCCACACAATACTGTTGACTCTATGAACAACCTTCCACCACCAG ACAAACAACATGGCTCTGACAGCCACTCAAAAACCGATTGCCCTACTCATGCTGCTAACTGTTCTGATGTGGATGCGCAAGGAATCACCGATCCCATTACGTTTTCTCAAATGTGTGAAGGCATTGAATATGATGGAACTGGATGCCCCTCATGTGATGCAGACG CGCGTCTTATTAATGAGGTGCACCTTGATGACCTAGGCCATGAGCATGAAGAAGAAGCTGAGATAGCTCCAACTAACACTG atgcaGAAAACTTGGGGGTGGGTGTGTCAGACGTATTCACGGGCCAAAAGTTTGTCAATGAGGCACAAATCGATGCAGAAGCTGCTGATCACACAGAGCAGGTCTCAAAAG ATGGCCATTTATCTGTGGATGCACCAATAATTACTGGTCAAGTCCCAGTTAACCATGACAATGATGCTGATCGCCAAATTACTGTCCATGAACCAATTAGCCACACAGAACAGTGTACCACCGCAGAGAAATTTCAG TTGGAAGATGCCAACACACCTGAATCCTTAGTATCCTTCGGTCAGCCAACACAAGAATGGGAAGTTAGCCAACAACTTCGAGATGCTAATATTCACCCAGACAGAACCCCCCATTTT GATACTAGAGAGCCATCCCACAAAGTGTGTATTAGGAGTGGCAGTGAAATCATCAAATTACCTCACACTGGAGCGGAGGCTCAACCTACCAACCTACAGCAGTCTGCCTCCACTGCACAACAGGCTGCCCACACTATCCAG GTCTCTGATGCATCTGCTCTACAGCTGTCTCCCAGGCGCTCGGCGAGATTTAAAAAAACAGATGTT TCTACGGAAAAACATACACTTGTTCGCACCGCCAAGAACATGGAGAAGGACAAAACCAATGTCCCAAGCTTTGTGAACCCCAACCAATTCGGAGCTCCTGGAAATGTTCTGCAATGCGGTCAACTACCAGTTATCGTAAAGAGGATCAGGAAGAGACCATTGAAGATCATTTCTCCATTTAAATTACATCCTGTTAAGTCTACCATTTCTCTCAACCACGCCCGAAAACTCCGTGACATAGTAATCAACGACCTTGATCTCAAAAA GACTGGACTTCTTGCTTACGAACCTTCTAAGTTATATCTTACTGGCATGGATCTCGCAAAAAGCTTCGGCGATGGGGCATCAATGCTACCCAGCTTGATGGAATACTACATAGACATTCTGCGTCACGATGAGATTAAATTAAGGCCCACGTCGGCTGGGTACAGGATGTTCCTTCGTTGGTCACTATCG TTCCACCTTAATGTCGATGCTCGGCACGAGACGCAATCCTTCAATCCTACTTTCATTGAGGCACTATTAAAGGAAGACCTCGCGGATAAAGACCCTCAAGATGTTCGCATG ATATTATGGGTATCCCATCAGGGCAGTCATTTCTCAGTTTATTGTGTGAATCGTGTTCACAGACGGATTGACGTCCTCGATTCAGTTGACTGGAGCACACAACAGACTACATTTGAGGATTTTCATAAGCCGTGGGGTCCTATTGCTGTCGCCAGACTCAATGATGCTTTTTTAAAAGTTACTGAGGGGAAGTTCGACAACTTCTGCAAGTGGCCTATTGCTAGATTTCCAACCCCCAAACAACTTGCCAACGACTGTCCTTTCTTCTGTTTCAAATTCCTGAAATTTTATGATGGCGAGGAGAATCAATTACGAATCAAAATCGACCCA GAGAAGTTTAGTGATTACAGGTCGGAGGAGCTTGCATACATGGTGTTCCATGAATTGAATTTATTTCGTCAGCTACCACCTCAAATTGAAGTTTTGAGGAAGGCTATTACAAAAGCATAA